A region of Saccopteryx leptura isolate mSacLep1 chromosome X, mSacLep1_pri_phased_curated, whole genome shotgun sequence DNA encodes the following proteins:
- the NAP1L2 gene encoding nucleosome assembly protein 1-like 2, translating to MAESANHKELIECSQEEASNEVMMEGPGQEVEPVENDAAGPAEDGERCEEASSWSGEEGGTCEDPAASGEGREKDEDTDEDSDSDRPKGLIGYLLDTDFVESLPVKVKYRVLALKKLQTRVANLESKFLREFHEIERKFAEMYQPLLEKSRQIINAIYEPTKEECEYKSDYEDYDDEETYDEEDLYGNEEDLVHEHMDQDDGYDDDYYDYDVEEDDDDDDDDDDDDDDIESTEEDNKEEEDPKGIPDFWLTVLKNVDTLTPLIKKYDEPILKLLTDIKVKFSDPDEALSFTLEFHFKPNEYFKNELLTKTYVLKSRLAFYDPHPYRGTAIEYSTGCEIDWNEGKNVTLKTIRKTQKHRIWGTIRTVTENFPKDSFFNFFTLYGTSSNGKEENDDFLLGHNLRTYIIPRSVLFFSGDALESQQEGVVREVNDAIYDKIIYDNWMAAIEEVKACCRNLEAMVEDIDR from the coding sequence ATGGCCGAGTCCGCCAACCACAAGGAATTGATAGAATGCAGTCAAGAAGAGGCTAGTAATGAGGTGATGATGGAGGGGCCTGGGCAAGAGGTAGAGCCCGTGGAAAATGACGCAGCTGGGCCTGCAGAGGATGGGGAGCGCTGTGAAGAAGCCAGTTCTTGGTCTGGGGAAGAAGGGGGAACATGTGAAGATCCTGCTGCGTCTGGGGAAGGCAGGGAAAAAGATGAGGATACTGATGAGGACTCAGACTCAGACCGTCCAAAAGGACTTATCGGTTATCTTTTAGATACAGACTTTGTTGAAAGTCTACCTGTGAAAGTGAAGTACCGTGTGTTAGCCCTCAAAAAGCTTCAAACTAGAGTGGCGAATCTAGAATCTAAATTTCTGAGAGAATTTCATGAAATTGAGAGAAAGTTTGCTGAAATGTATCAACCCTTGTTGGAAAAAAGTCGTCAGATCATCAATGCAATCTATGAACCTACAAAAGAGGAATGTGAATATAAATCAGATTATGAGGACTATGATGATGAAGAGACATATGATGAGGAAGACTTGTATGGTAATGAAGAGGATTTGGTACATGAGCACATGGATCAGGATGATGGTTATGACGATGATTATTATGATTATGATGTtgaggaagatgatgatgatgatgatgatgacgatgacgaTGACGATGACATCGAGTCTACTGAGGAAgataataaagaagaagaagatcctAAAGGAATTCCTGATTTTTGGCTGACTGTCTTAAAAAATGTTGACACACTCACTCCTTTGATTAAGAAATATGATGAGCCTATTCTGAAGCTCCTGACAGATATTAAAGTGAAGTTTTCAGATCCCGATGAGGCTCTCAGTTTCACACTAGAATTTCACTTTAAGCCCaatgaatatttcaaaaatgagctTTTGACAAAGACCTATGTGCTGAAGTCAAGGCTAGCATTTTATGATCCCCATCCATACAGAGGGACTGCGATTGAGTATTCCACAGGCTGTGAAATAGATTGGAATGAAGGAAAGAATGTCACTTTAAAAACCATCAGGAAGACACAGAAACACCGAATCTGGGGAACAATCCGAACTGTGACCGAAAATTTCCCCAAGGATTCattcttcaatttctttactcTTTATGGAACCAGCtcaaatggaaaggaagaaaatgatgatttctTACTTGGTCACAATTTACGTACTTACATAATCCCAAGATCAGTATTATTTTTCTCAGGTGATGCACTTGAATCTCAGCAGGAGGGGGTAGTTAGGGAAGTTAATGATGCAATTTATGACAAAATTATTTATGATAATTGGATGGCTGCAATTGAGGAGGTTAAAGCTTGTTGCAGAAATCTTGAGGCAATGGTAGAAGACATTGACCGCTAA